The sequence below is a genomic window from Sebastes fasciatus isolate fSebFas1 chromosome 18, fSebFas1.pri, whole genome shotgun sequence.
AAGCTCCCCTTAGAGGTTCATTACTGCGCACATATGTTTTCCATATCTTAACCAGATCTGTGGTGGAGGTGGGTTTCATCACAGGTCAGTGTGCTCTGTACGGCATTGGACTGTCTCCTCTGTACAGATGTGAGCGCTTGCCTTGCCCCAACAGCGTTGATTGTTTTGTGTCACGGCCGACAGAGAAGAACATTTTCATGGTTTTCATGTTGGTTATTGCTGGTGTTTCTTTATTCCTCAACCTCCTAGAGATTTTCCATCTGGGAGTGAAGAAGATCAAACAAAGCTTGTATGGATACAAATATGGAGACGATGACAGCGTGTACAGGTCAAAGAAAAACTCCATGGTGCAGCAGGTGTGTTTGCTCACAAACTCCTCACCACAGAGGTTGATGCAGCTCACACAGATGACCTGCTCTGCTGTGTCTGATGCTCACAGGGAGACTCTGCCTTTGAATCTGGCCCTGATGGCCCCTCAGCATAGGGAGGGGTCCAACGGCTCCCACCAGCAGCCTGCACACATGTACCTGCCGAGTCAAGCTGACATCCAGGGTCTACAGCAGCTGGGGGTTGTGGAGCAGCACTACATTCTGGACAACAGGAAGCCCTCGTACAGCAGCGATGAGTCAAATGAAGCTCACGTCTCGGGCCGGCCCCAGTACGCAGGACCTCGACCCACGCTGATGGCCGGCCACATGGAGATCCCAGCGGCCCTGAGGAATCCGCAGAGGAAGCAGAGTAGAGTGAGTGTCTGTAAGGAGCTCAGCGACATGAGCGATTCTCCGGAGAGCGACTACCACCCCACCACCAGAAAGTGCAGCTTTATGTCCCGAGGTCTCTCGGAGGGCAAGCTGGCCACTCTGTCTGACAGCAGTGATTCTCAGAGTGGAACAGACGTGGAAGCCCAACACCTAAACCAGGGAGAGAGTCCAGCGGTGACCCCGCCGCCTCCGGCCAGCGGGAGGAGGATGTCCATGGTGAGTAGCAGTTCTGTTTAATCTGGAGCTCCTAAAGTAGGGATACTCAGTTTGCTCCGCCTGGGGGCCACTTTGCAAAATGTCCATGGGCCAGTTAATAAATTGATAATATTCATcagataaaatgaataaacattaaAAGGCCCATAACTCatctttctttgaaattatttattttcaaatgaacTGACTTATTATTCAGGGCTTGGCCTCTGTTGGGGGGTCAAGCTCTATTAGTCTATGCTGATGCtttggttttgcactctgtcaCCTTCTTTACATTAAAAGTACAAAACAATGATGATTTTTGGTTATTTattcatgaatatttaatgttactTTCCATTGATTTAGACCTGGCTCAAGATTGACCTAAATCAGTGGTTCCACTGGTCTTTCGGTCTTTTAGTTTTGTGGTCTTTTAAAGCCCCTGAAAACTctctataacattaaatattcatgactaaGTAATCAAAAATCAAAGTACACTAGATGTTTAGAAATGATCCAGCCTATAATCCAGCCCAGTGGTGCCAACTCTTCTCTAATGAaagcagctagcagcactagctccaaaagtccctaaatctagtgagaaagacaccaagtcatcaacactgacagtctgtcCCTTCAGGACTCCCTCCAGAGACACTCCCCCAACACTATcattaggtaggtagacaggtaggtagacaggtagacaggcaggtagacaggtaggtagacaggtagacaggtaggtagacaggcaggtagacaggtaggtagacaggcaggtagacaggcaggtagacaggtaggtagaaaggtagacaggcaggtagacaggtaggtagacaggtagacaggtaggtagacaggcaagtagacaggtaggtagacagacaggtagacaggcaggtagacaggtaggtagaaaggtagacaggtagacagacaggtagacagacaggtagacaggcaggtagacaggcaggtagacagacaggtagacaggcaggtagacaggtagacaggcaggtagacagacaggtagacagaaaggtagacagacaggtagacaggcaggtagacagacaggtagacaggcaggtagacaggtagacaggtaggtagacaggtaggtagacaggcaggtagacaggtaggtagaaatgtagacaggtaggtagacaggtagacaggcaggtagacagacaggtagacaggcaggtagacagacaggtagacaggca
It includes:
- the gja10b gene encoding gap junction alpha-10 protein translates to MGDWNLLGSILEEVHIHSTIVGKIWLTILFIFRMLVLGVAAEDVWDDEQSEFVCNTEQPGCKNVCYDQAFPISLIRYWVLQIIFVSSPSLVYMGHALYRLRTLEKERHRKKACLKAELEGTDPVQEDHKRIERELRKLDEQKKVRKAPLRGSLLRTYVFHILTRSVVEVGFITGQCALYGIGLSPLYRCERLPCPNSVDCFVSRPTEKNIFMVFMLVIAGVSLFLNLLEIFHLGVKKIKQSLYGYKYGDDDSVYRSKKNSMVQQVCLLTNSSPQRLMQLTQMTCSAVSDAHRETLPLNLALMAPQHREGSNGSHQQPAHMYLPSQADIQGLQQLGVVEQHYILDNRKPSYSSDESNEAHVSGRPQYAGPRPTLMAGHMEIPAALRNPQRKQSRVSVCKELSDMSDSPESDYHPTTRKCSFMSRGLSEGKLATLSDSSDSQSGTDVEAQHLNQGESPAVTPPPPASGRRMSMSMILELSSIMKK